The following are encoded together in the Cervus elaphus chromosome 23, mCerEla1.1, whole genome shotgun sequence genome:
- the LOC122682017 gene encoding putative monooxygenase p33MONOX encodes MSLPIGMYRRAFSYDDALEDPTPMTPPPSDMGSIPWKPVIPERKYQHLAKVEEGEPCVSARAPAPPSASDSEKAPVVKAKATQVIMSSLITKQTQESIQRFEQQAGLRDAGYTPHKGLTTEETKYLRVAEALHKLKLQSGETAREERQPASTQSTPSSSPQASPKQKTRGWFTSGPSTALPGPSLSTMDSGSGDKDRSSTDKWSLFGPRPLQKSESGGFAIQAYRGAQKPSPMEVMRAQAARSGEEPAASKQPKMDIPVMEGTRQLPRAHSLKPRDLNVLTPTGF; translated from the coding sequence ATGTCCCTGCCCATCGGGATGTACCGCCGGGCATTCAGCTATGATGATGCCCTCGAGGACCCTACGCCCATGACTCCTCCTCCATCGGACATGGGCAGCATCCCCTGGAAGCCAGTGATTCCAGAGCGCAAGTATCAGCACCTTGCCAAGGTGGAGGAGGGAGAGCCCTGCGTCTCCGCGCGAGCCCCGGCCCCGCCATCGGCCAGCGACAGTGAGAAGGCCCCTGTGGTGAAGGCCAAAGCTACCCAGGTCATCATGAGCTCTTTGATCACAAAACAGACCCAGGAGAGCATTCAGCGTTTTGAGCAACAGGCAGGGCTGCGAGATGCTGGCTACACCCCTCACAAGGGCCTCACCACTGAGGAGACCAAGTACCTTCGAGTGGCAGAAGCACTCCACAAACTAAAGCTCCAGAGtggagagacagcaagagaggaGAGGCAGCCAGCCTCCACGCAGTCCACCCCGAGCAGCAGTCCCCAGGCCTCTCCTAAGCAGAAGACCAGAGGCTGGTTCACTTCTGGTCCTTCCACAGCCTTACCTGGCCCCAGTCTTAGCACCATGGATTCTGGAAGCGGGGATAAAGACAGAAGCTCGACCGATAAATGGAGCCTCTTTGGACCAAGACCGCTCCAGAAGTCTGAGTCAGGAGGCTTTGCCATCCAGGCCTACCGAGGAGCTCAGAAGCCTTCTCCAATGGAAGTGATGCGCGCACAAGCTGCCCGAAGCGGGGAGGAGCCAGCAGCGTCCAAGCAGCCCAAGATGGACATCCCAGTGATGGAAGGGACGAGACAGCTGCCACGGGCCCACAGCCTCAAGCCCCGCGACCTGAATGTTCTCACACCCACTGGCTTCTAG